A segment of the Desulfofundulus kuznetsovii DSM 6115 genome:
GGCTTGCTCATTGCCACCCCGCCGGAGCGGGCGGACCGCCTCCTGCAAGAGCTTCACGCCAACGGGGTAACGGCGGCCCGGGCCATCGGCCGGGTGGTGGAAAGGCAGAGCTGGCTAATCCGGGTGGAATAATAATCAAGAGGTGAATGTTATGGTGAAAAAAGAAGTGGACTGCCGGGGGCTGGCCTGCCCCCAGCCGGTGATCAACACCAGGAAGGCGCTGGAGGAAATCACCGCCGGTCAAGTAATCGTCACCGTAGACAACCCGGTGGCCCGGGAAAACGTAGCCATGTTTGCCAGCAACGCTGGCTATGCCGTACAGGTTGCCGAAGAAGAAGGTAACTTTGTGATCACCATAACCAAGGGGGAAGCGCCGGAAAAAGCCCCGGACAAGCCCATGGAACCCGTAGCACAAAGTACCGGGGAAGCCCGCCCCCTGATCTACTTCTTCACTTCCAACCTGCTGGGGCAGGGTGCTCCCGAACTGGGGATGACGCTGTTGAAAAGTTTATGCGCCACCCTGGCCGAAACCGATCCGCCCCCGGATAAGCTCATCTTTTTAAATACGGGGGTATTCCTGACCTGCACCAACTCCCCGGTCCTGCAACATTTAAAAAAGATGGCCGAAAAGGGCACGGACATCATCTCCTGCGGCACCTGCCTGGAGTACTACCGGATAAAAGACAGCCTCCAGGTGGGCCGGATAAGCAACATGTACGAGATTAACGAGGCCCTGCGCGGCCCCGGAAAGGTGA
Coding sequences within it:
- the yedF gene encoding sulfurtransferase-like selenium metabolism protein YedF; protein product: MVKKEVDCRGLACPQPVINTRKALEEITAGQVIVTVDNPVARENVAMFASNAGYAVQVAEEEGNFVITITKGEAPEKAPDKPMEPVAQSTGEARPLIYFFTSNLLGQGAPELGMTLLKSLCATLAETDPPPDKLIFLNTGVFLTCTNSPVLQHLKKMAEKGTDIISCGTCLEYYRIKDSLQVGRISNMYEINEALRGPGKVITIP